A single genomic interval of Coccidioides posadasii str. Silveira chromosome 1, complete sequence harbors:
- a CDS encoding uncharacterized protein (BUSCO:385971at4751~EggNog:ENOG410PJ2H~COG:L~BUSCO:10896at33183): protein MGDSEDEQNNVSHDAPSSSIYHPPSIHRSSLLSGQSYAHYSSCPAAITPCAAGNSTWSHPDHSIPPTPCVLGVDEAGRGPVLGPMVYSAFYLPMPLHHSLLAEEHQFNDSKVLTPGIRSNLMRLLCTPDHPLHESCGWAIKLLSARDISSGMQRPGAAVYNLNAQAMDATVEIIRGVVEERGVDVKEVYIDTIGNPQTYQKKLERIFPSLKITVAKKADALFPCVSAASVCAKVTRDAALEICYEELQKQRAGMVEMEHMNDGWGSGYPSDSKCVTWLKKEMHPLFGWGNECRFSWGTAKDLLEVKAGLKVDWPAVEDDDTKMTQFFITASTENAEAQDELRDWYGRRPKEIF from the coding sequence ATGGGTGATTCCGAAGACGAGCAGAACAATGTCTCTCATGACGCTCCATCCTCCAGTATCTACCACCCACCCTCAATACACCGCTCCTCACTCCTTTCCGGCCAGTCATACGCGCATTACTCTTCATGTCCAGCTGCCATAACACCCTGTGCAGCGGGCAATTCCACCTGGTCTCATCCAGACCATTCAATTCCACCCACGCCATGCGTCCTCGGTGTCGATGAAGCTGGGCGAGGCCCTGTTCTTGGCCCGATGGTATATAGCGCCTTTTACCTCCCTATGCCTCTACATCATTCGCTTCTAGCTGAAGAACACCAATTCAACGATAGTAAAGTTCTCACGCCGGGGATACGGTCAAATCTCATGCGTCTCCTTTGCACCCCGGATCACCCTCTACACGAGTCTTGTGGATGGGCCATAAAACTGCTGTCCGCGCgagatatttcttctggTATGCAACGCCCTGGAGCTGCAGTGTACAATCTCAATGCACAGGCGATGGACGCCACTGTGGAAATTATCCGTGGGGTTGTTGAAGAGCGTGGAGTGGACGTTAAAGAGGTATATATCGATACGATTGGTAACCCCCAGACCTATCAAAAGAAATTAGAAAGGATATTTCCATCCTTGAAGATTACCGTCGCGAAGAAAGCAGACGCATTGTTTCCGTGTGTTAGCGCAGCGAGTGTCTGCGCAAAGGTTACTAGGGATGCTGCGCTGGAGATTTGCTATGAGGAGCTACAAAAGCAGAGGGCAGGAATGGTTGAGATGGAGCATATGAACGATGGTTGGGGGAGTGGATATCCATCCGATTCCAAATGCGTGACGTGGCTGAAGAAAGAGATGCATCCTTTGTTTGGATGGGGAAATGAATGCCGCTTCAGCTGGGGAACAGCAAAGGACTTGTTGGAAGTGAAAGCTGGTCTTAAGGTAGACTGGCCTGCGGTTGAGGACGACGACACCAAGATGACACAATTCTTCATTACTGCCTCAACGGAAAACGCGGAAGCGCAAGACGAGTTGCGAGATTGGTACGGTAGGAGACCAAAGGAGATTTTTTGA
- a CDS encoding uncharacterized protein (EggNog:ENOG410PP80~COG:O~BUSCO:6188at33183) produces the protein MPEPADMLSARRPGRNSYVLPPRSRSPIKTHLSGSPRRTPGIRSSPIPQSDQISSPSSRPVTMRALDLSRAQTHLGKSPLKQIRATSIPPELESPAARESEEDVNIEVGGETADFSDDGNYLVEEAEEDSGFVEPYGDYHESSQGGPTETVENEDTNNIENGSEQDDPEEEPSPSVVAKAARRGRKRKSTPVEPETSAKSVDKVPPPKRKRGRPPKAVREEANEANAEGQNPRSAKRTKTTAATGASTLKMSADQERDLNQVIENITKRNGPHNKQRSLHILRREAPSDDNVRRTRSGRVSVRPLAYWRNEKCVYGTGEAELGERFPLSTIKEIVRIDEPEPTYTKAKRSSKKAKAKKKRDELSDEEDEDVEPWETDEGVFYGPVKTWDPELQAGTLQEELMDVAYAPSAIQTHEVKGSTFRFAKILSTPFLGSGFVEMPPGAVKKQKNSKRMHMVFFVYRGRVRVDVSGLVFSAGKGCVFQVPRGNNYSFANEYDKPAAIFFTQGCIPLDADGNIDTGAPAPPLPDPTQQPQEEGQSPEQAEGQQPQEEQEHIQAVAKEKKEKKGKKKRGRPKQNP, from the exons ATGCCCGAGCCTGCAGATATGCTCTCCGCCCGGCGACCTGGGCGTAATTCGTACGTCCTTCCCCCGCGTTCTCGATCGCCCATCAAAACCCATCTGAGCGGATCGCCCCGGAGGACACCAGGAATACGCTCCTCTCCAATCCCGCAAAGCGACCAGATATCCAGTCCATCTTCGCGGCCGGTCACCATGAGAGCTCTTGATCTATCGAGGGCACAAACCCACCTTGGTAAATCGCCGCTCAAGCAAATCAGGGCTACCTCTATACCGCCGGAGCTCGAATCGCCCGCAGCCAGGGAGAGTGAAGAGGACGTTAATATTGAAGTGGGTGGCGAAACTGCAGATTTCTCGGACGATGGAAATTACTTGGTTGAGGAAGCTGAGGAAGACTCTGGTTTTGTGGAGCCGTATGGTGATTATCATGAGAGTAGCCAAGGTGGCCCTACCGAAACTGTGGAAAATGAAGACACCAATAATATCGAAAATGGATCCGAACAAGATGATCCGGAAGAGGAGCCCTCTCCATCTGTGGTAGCAAAGGCAGCGCGCAGAGGAAGAAAACGGAAGAGTACGCCTGTTGAACCTGAAACTAGCGCGAAGAGCGTGGACAAAGTGCCCCCTCCTAAGCGCAAAAGGGGAAGACCACCAAAGGCCGTCCGGGAAGAAGCAAATGAGGCCAATGCAGAGGGTCAAAACCCGAGGTCAGCCAAACGAACAAAGACAACGGCAGCCACAGGAGCTTCAACTTTGAAAATGTCCGCAGACCAAGAAAGGGATCTAAACCAAGTCATCGAAAATATTACGAAGAGAAATGGGCCTCACAACAAGCAGCGAAGCCTGCATATTCTCAGGAGAGAAGCTCCATCAGACGACAATGTTCGTCGTACACGATCCGGTCGCGTATCAGTACGTCCTTTGGCATACTGGCGCAATGAAAAATGTGTGTACGGTACAGGCGAAGCCGAACTCGGCGAAAGGTTCCCTCTATCCACTATTAAGGAAATTGTCAGAATCGATGAGCCAGAACCAACATATACCAAGGCCAAGAGATCAAGTAAGAAGGCCAAAGCGAAGAAAAAGCGCGACGAGCTCTCTGATgaggaagacgaagatgTCGAACCTTGGGAGACTGACGAGGGGGTTTTTTACGGACCGGTAAAGACGTGGGATCCTGAACTGCAGGCTGGAACACTGCAGGAGGAATTGATGG ACGTCGCCTATGCCCCTTCAGCTATTCAAACCCACGAAGTTAAAGGTTCCACATTCCGCTTTGCGAAAATCCTCAGTACACCATTCCTGGGCTCAGGGTTTGTGGAGATGCCCCCAGGCGCAGtcaaaaagcagaaaaacTCGAAAAGAATGCATATGGTGTTTTTTGTATATCGCGGCAGAGTACGAGTTGATGTATCAGGACTCGTGTTCAGCGCTGGGAAAGGGTGTGTTTTCCAGGTCCCAAGAG GGAATAATTATAGTTTTGCAAATGAATATGACAAACCTGCGGCTATATTTTTCACACAGGGCTGCATACCACTTGATGCGGATGGAAATATCGACACGGGTGCACCAGCTCCGCCTCTCCCAGATCCGACCCAGCAGCCACAGGAAGAGGGTCAATCACCGGAGCAAGCAGAGGGCCAGCAACCGCAGGAAGAGCAGGAGCACATCCAGGCAGTTgcgaaggaaaagaaagagaaaaaggggaagaaaaagagagggagACCGAAACAGAACCCTTAG
- a CDS encoding uncharacterized protein (BUSCO:440401at4751~EggNog:ENOG410PF90~COG:O~BUSCO:12424at33183) — protein sequence MAFQATPADVSVIVTVAADACSGDNCASFATERRITPTWTVSLLKAKLETMCGIPPGCQRLRLKAPGLEARWIDNNSQLVGDWGLAKGCEIEIHDLRPPAARPNYTDVSSVEKYTLPTSTYESLPNTVLSWKKAQKLGRFDPKALTPEEVARNQANKDESDIRERGIELSRRAIVLPSSPPHIRRGTIRFVGPVPTIPSGGAQVSLNPGDPAPLWVGIEFDEPLGKNNGSVGGKSYFTCPEKCGVFVKPEKVEVGDFPPLGLDLDEDMEEI from the exons ATGGCTTTCCAGGCTACGCCAGCAGATGTTTCTGTCATTGTCACTGTTGCGGCTGATGCCTGTTCTGGAGACAACTGTGCTTCATTCGCGACTGAGCGTCGAATAACTCCAACATGGACAGTTTCGCTATTGAAAGCGAAACTGGAAACTATGTGCGGAATTCCACCTGGGTGTCAAAGATTGCGCTTAAAAGCTCCCGGACTTGAAGCCAGGTGGATAGATAACAACTCCCAGCTTGTTGGTGATTGGGGCCTCGCCAAAGGTTGCGAGATTGAG ATCCATGATCTACGGCCACCAGCGGCCAGGCCAAACTATACGGATGTCTCATCAGTGGAAAAGTACACCCTCCCAACGTCTACCTACGAGTCACTTCCAAATACCGTTCTTTCCTGGAAGAAGGCGCAAAAGCTTGGCCGCTTCGATCCTAAGGCTTTAACTCCCGAAGAAGTCGCAAGAAACCAAGCGAACAAAGACGAAAGTGACATCAGAGAACGAG GCATTGAACTCTCAAGACGTGCAATCGTACTTCCTTCTAGTCCACCACATATCAGGAGGGGCACTATCCGCTTCGTTGGTCCTGTCCCAACGATACCCTCTGGAGGCGCACAAGTGTCGCTAAACCCCGGGGACCCGGCGCCTCTGTGGGTTGGTATCGAATTCGATGAGCCCCTGGGTAAAAATAACGGTAGCGTCGGGGGTAAGAGCTATTTCACTTGTCCAGAGAAATGTGGagtttttgtaaaacctGAGAAAGTCGAAGTGGGGGACTTTCCGCCACTGGGTTTGGATCTAGATGAAGACATGGAGGAGATCTAA
- the TRM9 gene encoding tRNA methyltransferase, has a role in tRNA modification (EggNog:ENOG410PMYZ~COG:Q~BUSCO:12289at33183) produces the protein MAQFVGAQRVKGLVDRFGTAIAPSIPPNMATDGKEEMYEEEHVHRVYQEIAHHFSSTRYKAWPIVERFLTELAPGSVGLDIGCGNGKYLPVNPNIFIIASDRSEALIKIASKHQPHSTVIADNLSLPHPNGRFDFAISIAVVHHLSTRERRVKAVEAILDTLKPPQDSFEGGKALIYVWALEQKNSRRGWDAGDEQDVMVPWVRRGKGSDKSAESTQTFLRYYHLYRSNELEDDICAAGGRVLNHGYEKDNWWAIATPLPR, from the exons ATGGCACAGTTCGTCGGAGCACAGAGGGTGAAAGGGCTTGTGGATCGCTTTGGGACAGCCATTGCCCCGTCGATCCCA CCAAACATGGCAACTGACGGGAAGGAGGAGATGTACGAGGAGGAACATGTTCATCGGGTCTACCAAGAAATTGCACATCATTTTTCATCGACGAGGTACAAG GCTTGGCCAATTGTAGAGCGATTTCTGACCGAATTGGCCCCCGGCTCCGTTGGGCTTGATATTGGCTGCGGTAATGGTAAATACCTGCCGGTGAACCcaaatatctttataatagCTTCAGATAG ATCCGAGGCTTTAATAAAAATTGCGAGCAAGCATCAGCCGCATTCCACTGTAATAGCTGATAATTTAAGTCTTCCCCACCCGAACGGACGCTTTGATTTTGCAATTTCAATTGCGGTGGTGCACCATCTATCGACCCGTGAGCGCAGAGTCAAGGCTGTTGAGGCCATTCTTGATACATTAAAACCCCCTCAGGACAGCTTTGAAGGTGGTAAGGCCCTCATATATGTTTGGGCTCTCGAGCAAAAGAACAGCCGGCGAGGTTGGGATGCAGGTGATGAACAGGACGTCATGGTTCCCTGGGTgagaaggggaaaaggaTCTGACAAATCTGCTGAATCGACTCAGACGTTTCTCCGCTACTACCATCTTTACCGATCAAATGAGCTAGAAGACGACATATGCGCAGCTGGTGGCCGTGTTCTGAACCACGGCTACGAGAAGGATAACTGGTGGGCCATTGCCACGCCACTCCCTCGATGA